The following coding sequences are from one Vicinamibacterales bacterium window:
- the thrC gene encoding threonine synthase, whose product MACRSTRAAGGPAVTLAEAIVQGLAPDGGLYVPTSIPAMRAAERAAVAGRSIAELAAALIAPLADDTFDPAALRRLLAAALDFPAPLRRLDDGLYVLELFHGPTLAFKDFGARTMARMLAAVATGTGGPLTVLVATSGDTGGAVADAFFGVAGTRVVVLYPRGRVSPTQEAQFATLGGNVSAVAVEGTFDDCQRLVKEAFADAALAARVRLTSANSINIGRLLPQMAYYASAVAQLPDGATPPVVVVPSGNLGNLTAGVMARRRGVPIARFISATTVNDPFPRYLATGQFEPRRAVPTLASAMDVGHPSNLERLVWLYDGDLEAMRRDIDGLAVRDDEVRAAMRELHTRLGYVADPHTAVAYVGASRARPAEGPVVLLATAHPAKFPEVVEPTLGVPVAVPPTLAARLALEVRATRIAPSLEALAPVLSAEP is encoded by the coding sequence ATGGCCTGCCGGAGCACCCGGGCGGCCGGCGGACCGGCAGTGACGCTGGCCGAGGCAATCGTCCAGGGACTCGCGCCGGACGGCGGCTTGTACGTCCCGACGTCCATCCCGGCCATGCGCGCCGCCGAGCGTGCGGCCGTCGCGGGCCGCTCGATCGCCGAGCTGGCCGCCGCGCTCATCGCACCGCTCGCCGACGACACGTTCGATCCCGCCGCGCTCCGGCGCCTGCTGGCCGCCGCGCTCGACTTCCCGGCGCCGCTCCGGCGTCTCGACGACGGCCTCTACGTGCTGGAGCTCTTCCACGGACCGACGCTCGCGTTCAAGGACTTCGGCGCACGGACCATGGCCCGGATGCTGGCGGCCGTCGCGACCGGCACCGGCGGTCCCCTGACCGTGCTCGTCGCGACGTCGGGCGACACCGGTGGCGCGGTGGCCGACGCGTTCTTCGGCGTCGCCGGCACGCGCGTGGTCGTCCTGTATCCCCGCGGCCGTGTCAGCCCGACGCAGGAGGCGCAGTTCGCCACGCTCGGCGGGAACGTCTCGGCAGTGGCGGTCGAGGGCACCTTCGACGACTGCCAGCGCCTCGTGAAGGAGGCCTTCGCCGACGCCGCGCTCGCCGCGCGTGTCCGGCTCACGTCGGCCAACTCGATCAACATCGGCCGCCTGCTGCCTCAGATGGCGTACTACGCGTCGGCCGTGGCGCAGCTGCCGGACGGGGCCACGCCGCCCGTCGTGGTCGTGCCGAGCGGGAACCTCGGCAATCTCACCGCGGGCGTGATGGCCCGGCGCCGTGGAGTGCCCATCGCGCGCTTCATCTCGGCCACGACGGTGAACGATCCCTTCCCGCGGTACCTCGCCACCGGCCAGTTCGAGCCGCGCCGGGCCGTGCCGACACTGGCGAGCGCGATGGACGTCGGGCACCCGAGCAATCTCGAGCGGCTGGTGTGGTTGTACGACGGGGATCTCGAGGCGATGCGCCGCGACATCGACGGACTCGCCGTGCGCGACGACGAGGTGCGCGCCGCGATGCGGGAGCTGCACACGCGCCTTGGCTACGTCGCCGATCCGCACACGGCCGTGGCCTACGTGGGCGCCTCTCGGGCGCGGCCCGCGGAGGGGCCCGTGGTGCTCCTCGCCACGGCGCACCCGGCCAAGTTCCCTGAGGTGGTCGAGCCCACGCTCGGCGTCCCGGTGGCCGTGCCACCCACGCTGGCGGCCCGGCTGGCGCTCGAGGTGCGCGCCACGCGCATCGCGCCGTCGCTCGAGGCCCTGGCTCCCGTGCTGTCCGCGGAGCCCTGA
- a CDS encoding homoserine kinase, whose protein sequence is MIAAFAPATVSNVAAGFDVLGFALDEPGDIVVARLAAGPGVSIASVHGDGGRLATDPAKNTAGAAARALLAALGTSQGITLDVHKGLPLASGVGSSGASAVAAAVAVNELLGRPASLEMVCRAAMEGERAGCGAVHPDNVAPALYGGFVLARSLDPLDVVRLPVPSGLSCAVLHPHQEVETGAARALLGDTVLLATAVRQWANLGALVSALHAGDLALLSRSLVDHVAEPRRAGLVPGFPAVKAAALDAGALGCSLSGSGPSIFALTASLDLAHRAGAAMAEAFSRASSVAADLWVSPVGTAGARIVDLTGAR, encoded by the coding sequence GTGATTGCCGCCTTCGCGCCGGCCACGGTCTCGAACGTCGCGGCCGGCTTCGACGTGCTGGGCTTCGCCCTCGACGAACCGGGCGACATCGTCGTGGCCCGGTTGGCCGCCGGTCCTGGCGTGTCGATTGCCTCCGTCCACGGCGACGGCGGCCGGCTCGCGACCGACCCGGCGAAGAACACGGCGGGCGCAGCGGCCCGGGCCCTGCTGGCGGCGCTGGGTACGTCGCAGGGCATCACGCTCGACGTCCACAAGGGCCTGCCGCTCGCGAGCGGCGTCGGAAGCAGCGGCGCGAGCGCCGTCGCCGCCGCCGTCGCCGTGAACGAGCTCCTCGGACGTCCGGCCTCGCTCGAGATGGTCTGCCGGGCGGCGATGGAGGGGGAACGGGCCGGCTGCGGCGCCGTCCATCCCGACAACGTGGCGCCCGCGCTCTACGGAGGCTTCGTGCTGGCGCGGAGCCTGGACCCGCTCGACGTGGTCCGCCTGCCCGTGCCGTCCGGCCTGTCCTGCGCCGTGCTGCACCCGCACCAGGAGGTCGAGACCGGCGCCGCCCGGGCGCTCCTGGGTGACACGGTGCTCCTGGCGACGGCGGTTCGGCAGTGGGCCAACCTGGGCGCGCTCGTGTCGGCGCTGCACGCCGGCGATCTCGCGCTGTTGTCCAGGTCGCTCGTCGATCACGTGGCCGAACCCCGTCGGGCCGGGCTGGTCCCGGGATTCCCCGCAGTCAAGGCCGCCGCGCTCGACGCCGGAGCGCTCGGCTGCAGCCTGTCCGGATCCGGTCCGTCGATCTTCGCGCTGACGGCGTCGCTCGACCTGGCGCACCGCGCCGGCGCCGCGATGGCCGAGGCGTTCAGTCGTGCGTCGAGCGTCGCGGCCGACCTGTGGGTCTCGCCGGTCGGCACCGCCGGGGCCCGCATCGTGGATCTGACGGGGGCGCGCTGA
- a CDS encoding hotdog domain-containing protein, which produces MSERVPAIKVLLLPKDTNNLGTIFGGVILSHVDLASAVEARKVAPHRYVTKAMRGVEFHSPVFVGDIVNFYTETLRVGRTSVTVAVSVEVERWSAGAGECEKVTDAEVVLVAIGADGRPIPVRDEAAAS; this is translated from the coding sequence ATGTCCGAACGCGTGCCCGCCATCAAGGTGCTCCTCCTGCCGAAGGACACCAACAACCTCGGGACGATCTTCGGCGGCGTGATCCTGTCGCACGTGGACCTCGCCTCCGCCGTCGAGGCCCGCAAGGTGGCGCCGCACCGCTACGTCACCAAGGCGATGCGTGGCGTCGAGTTCCACTCGCCCGTCTTCGTCGGCGACATCGTCAACTTCTACACCGAGACCCTGCGCGTCGGCCGGACGTCGGTGACCGTGGCCGTGTCGGTCGAGGTCGAGCGGTGGAGCGCGGGGGCCGGCGAGTGCGAGAAGGTGACCGACGCCGAGGTGGTGCTGGTGGCCATCGGCGCCGACGGACGGCCGATCCCCGTCCGCGACGAGGCGGCGGCCTCGTGA
- a CDS encoding FAD-dependent oxidoreductase: protein MSRTAGRVLVVLAVLAVVGAFFALDLDRVASLEALKARQGAIHAYRDAHPWRAAGTFFGVYVLMAAASLPGAAVLTVAGGAIFGLARGVLLVSFASTIGATLAFLVARFLFRDAVQRRFASRLAAINRGVEREGAAYLFTLRLVPVVPFFVVNLLMGLTPLGAPAFYAVSQVGMLPATVVYVNAGTELARLGALGDVVSPSLLLSFAAIGLLPLAARRLVAAARARAVYRPYAHLRPAAFDNNVVVIGAGSAGLVAAYIAAAVKATVTLVERDRMGGDCLNTGCVPSKALLRAAALAADVRRAPAFGVGTTPPDIDFGAVMARVRAVIAEVSPHDSVERYTALGVTCVRGAARLTSPWTVEVAGADGHRRTLTSRTIVVAAGARPVLPPIPGLAEAGALTSDTVWGLQERPRRLVVLGGGPIGCELAQAFARLGSAVSLVEMGPRLLPREDPECAAALAAALAADGVDVRVGQRAVRVELAPGGGKRLVVEQAGVERALAFDEVIVAVGRVANTTGYGLEALGLEVTPARTLGVDAFMATRFPNVFACGDVAGPYQFTHTASHTAWYAAVNALFGRFRSFAVDYSVVPWATFTDPEVARVGLNEQDARAAGVPHSVTRYDLADLDRAITDGEARGFVKVLTAPGSDRILGATIVGARAAELLPEFVTAMKHRLGLNEILGTIHVYPTMGEAVKSTAGAWKRSTVTRGQEAFLTAFHRWTRGAGGFGAVVAALPGLVRDRRPAAGTRLHAE from the coding sequence ATGTCACGAACAGCCGGTCGCGTCCTGGTGGTCCTGGCGGTGCTGGCGGTCGTCGGGGCGTTCTTCGCGCTGGACCTCGATCGCGTCGCCAGCCTCGAGGCGCTCAAGGCGCGGCAGGGCGCCATCCACGCCTATCGCGACGCGCATCCGTGGCGGGCCGCCGGGACGTTCTTCGGGGTGTACGTGCTGATGGCGGCCGCGTCGCTCCCGGGGGCCGCGGTGCTGACGGTGGCGGGCGGCGCGATCTTCGGGCTGGCGCGCGGCGTCCTCCTCGTCTCGTTCGCGTCCACCATCGGGGCCACGCTGGCGTTCCTCGTCGCGCGCTTCCTGTTCCGGGACGCCGTTCAGCGCCGCTTCGCGAGCCGGCTCGCGGCCATCAACCGCGGTGTCGAACGCGAAGGCGCCGCCTATCTCTTCACGCTCCGTCTGGTGCCGGTGGTGCCGTTCTTCGTCGTGAACCTGCTGATGGGCCTCACGCCGCTGGGGGCGCCCGCGTTCTACGCCGTGAGCCAGGTCGGGATGCTGCCCGCCACGGTGGTCTACGTGAACGCCGGAACGGAGCTGGCGCGCCTCGGCGCGCTGGGCGATGTGGTCTCGCCGTCCCTCCTCCTGTCGTTCGCGGCCATCGGCCTGCTGCCCCTCGCGGCGCGGCGCCTCGTGGCGGCCGCGCGGGCCCGCGCGGTCTACCGGCCCTACGCCCACCTGCGTCCCGCCGCCTTCGACAACAACGTCGTCGTGATCGGAGCCGGCTCGGCCGGGCTCGTCGCCGCCTACATCGCGGCCGCCGTCAAGGCCACGGTGACGCTCGTGGAACGCGACCGTATGGGCGGTGACTGCCTGAACACGGGCTGCGTGCCGTCCAAGGCGCTCCTGCGCGCCGCGGCCCTCGCGGCGGACGTCCGCCGCGCCCCGGCGTTCGGGGTGGGCACGACGCCACCCGACATCGACTTCGGCGCCGTGATGGCGCGGGTCCGGGCCGTCATCGCGGAGGTGTCTCCGCACGACTCGGTCGAGCGCTACACGGCGCTGGGCGTCACGTGCGTCCGCGGCGCCGCGCGCCTCACCTCGCCCTGGACCGTCGAGGTGGCCGGCGCCGACGGCCATCGGCGCACGCTCACGTCGCGGACGATCGTCGTCGCCGCCGGCGCGCGACCCGTGCTGCCGCCCATCCCGGGGCTGGCCGAGGCGGGCGCGCTCACGTCCGACACGGTCTGGGGCCTCCAGGAGCGTCCGCGGCGGCTGGTCGTGCTCGGGGGCGGGCCGATCGGGTGCGAGCTGGCGCAGGCCTTCGCCAGGCTCGGCTCGGCAGTGTCGCTGGTGGAGATGGGGCCGCGGCTCCTGCCCCGCGAGGATCCCGAGTGCGCGGCGGCGCTCGCGGCGGCGCTCGCCGCCGACGGCGTGGACGTGCGGGTGGGACAGCGGGCGGTCCGCGTCGAGCTGGCGCCCGGAGGCGGGAAGCGGCTGGTGGTGGAGCAGGCCGGCGTCGAGCGCGCCCTCGCGTTCGACGAGGTGATCGTCGCCGTGGGACGCGTCGCCAACACCACGGGCTATGGCCTGGAGGCGCTGGGCCTCGAGGTGACGCCCGCGCGGACCCTCGGCGTGGATGCTTTCATGGCCACCCGCTTTCCCAACGTGTTCGCCTGCGGCGATGTCGCCGGTCCGTACCAGTTCACGCACACGGCGTCGCACACCGCGTGGTACGCCGCCGTCAACGCACTCTTCGGCCGGTTCCGGTCGTTCGCCGTGGACTACTCGGTGGTGCCGTGGGCGACCTTCACCGATCCTGAAGTGGCACGGGTGGGGCTCAACGAACAGGACGCCCGGGCCGCCGGCGTGCCGCACTCGGTCACCCGCTACGACCTGGCGGACCTCGATCGCGCCATCACGGACGGGGAGGCGCGCGGCTTCGTCAAGGTGCTGACGGCGCCCGGCTCGGACCGCATCCTGGGCGCGACCATCGTCGGCGCCAGGGCGGCCGAGCTGCTGCCAGAGTTCGTGACCGCCATGAAGCACCGATTGGGCCTGAACGAGATTCTCGGCACCATCCACGTCTACCCGACGATGGGAGAGGCGGTGAAGTCCACGGCCGGCGCCTGGAAGCGGAGCACGGTCACCCGCGGGCAGGAGGCGTTCCTGACGGCGTTCCACCGCTGGACGCGCGGGGCCGGCGGGTTCGGCGCCGTGGTCGCCGCGCTGCCGGGCCTGGTCCGCGACCGCCGACCGGCCGCCGGCACCCGGTTGCACGCCGAGTGA
- the speA gene encoding biosynthetic arginine decarboxylase — MNTATNERLRASSGTSPNGHWSPADASEFYDVVRWGQGYFSVSDGGHLHVHPTRDAARSIDLKKLVDRLEMRGLSAPILIRFPGILQHRLGEIHRAFEQAISQNAYRGRYICVYPIKVNQQRQVVQEVMEFGRQYGFGLEAGSKPELLAVAAMATNDTPVVCNGFKDAEFIEMAMLAQKIGRNIIPVVEKYTELELILKYAAKVGVRPRIGMRVKLAARGMGRWQSSGGYRSKFGLTVTEILRGLELLRAHGMEDCFKLLHFHLGSQITHIRIVKNALNEAARVYCDLAKAGAGVEYIDVGGGLGVDYDGSQTNFESSMNYTLEEYANDVVYHIQQVCDEEKVPHPTIVSESGRAIAAYHSVLVFNVLGTAGFGEEQVPSAPQDDFEQPLIDLIETHRTVNARNALESYHDAQQALDMAMNLFAGGYLPLEQRAHAENLYFAIAEKIRCLLPQMPDVPEELQNLEEMLSDTYFCNFSLFQSIPDSWAIKQLFPVLPIHRLLEKPVNHAVIGDITCDSDGKLDQFIDRRDVKKTLRLHRYNGEPYYLGIFLVGAYQEILGDLHNLLGDTHAVHVRLNNNGDDGEPARVDHVIKGDTVNEVLRYVQFDPEELLGKLRRDVEGAVLEGRLHDQEAGRLLRFYEEGLQGYTYLEDPSAE, encoded by the coding sequence ATGAACACGGCCACGAACGAACGTCTGCGTGCGTCGAGCGGCACGTCCCCGAACGGCCACTGGTCCCCGGCCGACGCGAGCGAATTCTACGACGTCGTGCGCTGGGGCCAGGGCTACTTCTCGGTGAGCGACGGCGGGCACCTCCACGTGCACCCCACCCGCGACGCCGCCCGGTCCATCGACCTCAAGAAACTCGTGGACCGGCTGGAGATGCGCGGCCTGAGCGCGCCCATCCTCATCCGGTTCCCGGGCATCCTGCAGCACCGGCTGGGCGAGATCCACCGGGCCTTCGAACAGGCCATCTCCCAGAACGCCTACCGCGGCCGCTACATCTGCGTCTACCCCATCAAGGTGAACCAGCAGCGGCAGGTCGTGCAGGAAGTGATGGAGTTCGGGCGGCAGTACGGCTTCGGCCTGGAAGCCGGGTCCAAGCCCGAGCTGCTGGCCGTCGCCGCCATGGCCACGAACGACACGCCCGTGGTCTGCAACGGCTTCAAGGACGCCGAGTTCATCGAGATGGCCATGCTGGCCCAGAAGATCGGGCGCAACATCATCCCGGTCGTCGAGAAGTACACGGAGCTCGAGCTCATCCTGAAGTACGCGGCCAAGGTGGGCGTCCGGCCGCGGATCGGCATGCGCGTCAAGCTGGCGGCGCGCGGGATGGGCCGCTGGCAGTCGTCCGGCGGCTACCGCTCCAAGTTCGGCCTCACCGTCACCGAGATCCTCCGCGGGCTGGAGCTGCTCCGGGCGCACGGCATGGAAGACTGCTTCAAGCTGCTGCACTTCCACCTCGGCAGCCAGATCACGCACATCCGCATCGTCAAGAACGCGCTGAACGAAGCGGCCCGCGTCTACTGCGACCTGGCCAAGGCCGGGGCCGGCGTGGAATACATCGACGTGGGCGGCGGGCTCGGCGTGGACTACGACGGCTCGCAGACGAACTTCGAGTCGAGCATGAACTACACGCTGGAGGAGTACGCGAACGACGTCGTGTACCACATCCAGCAGGTGTGCGACGAGGAGAAGGTGCCGCACCCGACGATCGTGTCGGAAAGCGGCCGCGCGATCGCGGCCTACCACTCCGTGCTGGTCTTCAACGTCCTCGGCACGGCCGGGTTCGGCGAAGAGCAGGTGCCCTCGGCGCCCCAGGACGACTTCGAGCAGCCGCTCATCGACCTCATCGAGACGCACCGCACGGTCAACGCGCGCAACGCGCTCGAGAGCTACCACGACGCGCAGCAGGCGCTCGACATGGCCATGAACCTGTTCGCCGGCGGCTACCTGCCGCTCGAACAACGCGCGCATGCCGAGAATCTCTACTTCGCGATCGCGGAGAAGATCCGCTGCCTGCTGCCACAGATGCCCGACGTCCCCGAGGAGCTCCAGAACCTCGAGGAGATGCTGTCGGACACCTACTTCTGCAACTTCTCGCTGTTCCAGTCGATTCCCGACAGCTGGGCCATCAAGCAGCTCTTTCCCGTGCTGCCAATCCACCGGCTGCTCGAGAAGCCGGTCAACCACGCCGTCATCGGCGACATCACCTGCGACTCCGACGGCAAGCTGGATCAGTTCATCGACCGCCGGGACGTCAAGAAGACGCTTCGGCTCCACCGCTACAACGGCGAGCCCTACTACCTGGGCATCTTCCTCGTGGGCGCCTACCAGGAGATCCTCGGGGATCTCCACAATCTGCTCGGCGACACCCATGCCGTGCACGTGCGCCTGAACAACAACGGCGACGACGGCGAGCCGGCGCGCGTGGACCACGTCATCAAGGGCGACACGGTCAACGAGGTGCTCCGCTACGTGCAGTTCGATCCGGAGGAGCTCCTCGGGAAGCTGCGCCGCGACGTCGAAGGCGCCGTCCTCGAGGGCCGGCTCCACGATCAGGAGGCCGGGCGGCTCCTGCGCTTCTACGAGGAAGGGCTACAGGGGTACACCTACCTCGAGGATCCCAGCGCCGAGTAG
- a CDS encoding MBL fold metallo-hydrolase encodes MSRATRSLPAPTIVNVGYRSTNFWVVSAGTSRLLVDLGWPGTAAALLANLARAGIPMREVGHGFATHYHIDHAGAAEDLKARGMRLVLTPEQAPFVDAMARWTKPADRYTPITPAGNVVVAIGESREFLRGLGIPGELVHTPGHSADSVSLLLDTGAVFTGDLPRPSLAASDDERAAVVDSWRALKDRGAITVYGGHGPVGPLPGEA; translated from the coding sequence ATGAGCCGGGCCACGCGGTCACTGCCGGCGCCGACGATCGTGAACGTCGGGTACCGGTCGACGAACTTCTGGGTCGTGTCGGCCGGCACCTCGCGGCTGCTGGTGGATCTCGGCTGGCCTGGCACGGCCGCCGCGCTGCTGGCGAACCTCGCGCGCGCCGGTATCCCGATGCGCGAGGTCGGCCATGGCTTCGCCACGCACTACCACATCGATCACGCCGGCGCGGCCGAGGATCTCAAGGCCCGCGGCATGCGCCTCGTCCTGACGCCCGAGCAGGCGCCGTTCGTCGACGCGATGGCCCGCTGGACGAAGCCTGCCGACCGCTACACGCCGATCACGCCGGCCGGGAACGTCGTGGTGGCCATCGGCGAGAGTCGCGAGTTCCTGCGCGGACTGGGCATCCCGGGCGAGCTCGTGCACACGCCCGGGCACTCCGCGGACTCGGTGAGCCTCCTCCTCGACACGGGCGCCGTCTTCACGGGCGATCTGCCCCGCCCCTCGCTGGCCGCGAGCGACGACGAGCGGGCGGCGGTCGTGGACAGCTGGCGGGCGCTGAAGGATCGCGGAGCGATCACGGTCTACGGCGGTCACGGGCCGGTCGGCCCGCTGCCGGGCGAGGCCTGA
- the pepF gene encoding oligoendopeptidase F — protein MASASLLVTPERSEIDPSYTWDLSAIFSTWEAWDAGVADLERRIADFTALAGTLGRGGAELRRALEAHDAIGQLSYRVWYYPSLTHDQDQRDNTSAARRQRVQLLFARLEQATSWFNPELLTVPLDRIHAWMDADPALEVYRFAVDDLFRKQAHVLDLAGERLLSLGARLSSAPKDVYEALATADATFPEITLSTGRTIEVSYSQYRRVLATSRVAADRRAVYEAHYDVFGGRRNTFAAIYNSILHRDWFQARARGYGSTLEAALFGNAIPTQVVTTLIAEGRAGVEPFRRYHRLRKRALGLDRYSLADTYVPLVEHDVQYRYDDVRSWIVDSTARLGADYQARVREAFDQRWIDVFENKGKRSGAYSAPVYGAHPYMLLNYNDTLDAVFTLAHEMGHSMHTLLAHASQPFVYAGYTIFVAEVPSTLNESLLLEYMLARAESPAERTVLLQHAIDGIIGTFYNQVIFADFELEAHRMVERDEPVTAEALSALYERTALAYWGDVLAADERMPWTWARIPHFYQAPYYVYQYATCMASTAALMQEVGSDDPARQAAGVTRYLDLLKAGGSDHPMALLRRAGVDLSAPTAIRALVERLDRLVGELEAALP, from the coding sequence ATGGCGTCCGCGTCGCTGCTCGTCACACCCGAACGTTCGGAGATCGATCCGTCCTACACCTGGGATCTCTCCGCCATCTTCTCCACCTGGGAGGCGTGGGACGCCGGCGTGGCCGACCTCGAGCGGCGGATCGCCGACTTCACGGCCCTGGCCGGAACCCTCGGCCGCGGCGGCGCCGAACTGCGGCGCGCCCTCGAGGCCCACGACGCGATCGGGCAGCTCAGCTACCGCGTCTGGTACTACCCGTCGCTGACCCACGACCAGGATCAGCGCGACAACACGTCCGCGGCCCGGCGGCAGCGGGTCCAGCTCCTGTTCGCGCGGCTCGAACAGGCCACGTCGTGGTTCAACCCCGAGCTCCTCACCGTGCCGCTCGACCGGATCCACGCGTGGATGGACGCGGACCCGGCGCTCGAGGTCTACCGGTTCGCGGTCGACGACCTCTTCCGCAAGCAGGCGCACGTGCTCGACCTCGCGGGCGAGCGCCTCCTGTCGCTCGGCGCCCGGCTGTCGAGCGCGCCGAAGGACGTCTACGAGGCGCTGGCGACGGCCGACGCGACGTTCCCGGAAATCACGCTCTCCACGGGCCGCACGATCGAGGTGAGCTACAGCCAGTATCGCCGCGTCCTGGCCACCAGCCGGGTGGCCGCCGATCGCCGGGCGGTGTACGAGGCGCACTACGACGTCTTCGGCGGGCGGCGGAACACGTTCGCGGCCATCTACAACAGCATCCTGCACCGCGACTGGTTCCAGGCGCGGGCGCGCGGCTACGGATCCACGCTGGAAGCGGCGCTCTTCGGCAACGCCATTCCCACCCAGGTGGTCACGACGCTCATCGCGGAAGGGCGGGCCGGCGTCGAGCCCTTCCGCCGCTACCACCGTCTCCGAAAGCGCGCGCTGGGGCTCGATCGCTACTCGCTGGCCGACACCTACGTGCCGCTCGTCGAGCACGACGTGCAGTACCGCTACGACGACGTGCGGTCCTGGATCGTGGACTCCACGGCCCGCCTCGGCGCCGACTACCAGGCGCGGGTCCGCGAGGCGTTCGACCAGCGGTGGATCGACGTCTTCGAGAACAAGGGCAAGCGGAGTGGCGCCTACTCGGCGCCCGTGTACGGGGCGCACCCGTACATGCTGCTCAACTACAACGACACGCTCGACGCCGTCTTCACGCTGGCCCACGAGATGGGCCATTCCATGCACACGCTGCTGGCGCACGCCAGCCAGCCGTTCGTGTACGCCGGCTACACGATCTTCGTCGCCGAGGTGCCGTCCACGCTGAACGAGTCGCTGCTGCTCGAGTACATGCTCGCGCGCGCCGAGTCCCCGGCCGAGCGCACGGTCCTGCTGCAGCACGCCATCGACGGCATCATCGGGACCTTCTACAACCAGGTGATCTTCGCGGACTTCGAGCTCGAGGCCCACCGCATGGTGGAACGCGACGAGCCCGTGACCGCCGAGGCCCTGAGCGCGCTCTACGAGCGAACCGCGCTCGCCTATTGGGGCGACGTCCTGGCGGCCGACGAGCGGATGCCCTGGACCTGGGCGCGGATTCCGCACTTCTACCAGGCGCCGTACTACGTGTACCAGTACGCGACGTGCATGGCCTCCACGGCGGCGCTCATGCAGGAAGTGGGCAGCGACGACCCCGCCCGGCAGGCGGCGGGCGTGACGCGCTACCTGGATCTGCTGAAGGCCGGGGGCAGCGACCACCCGATGGCACTGCTGCGGCGTGCCGGCGTCGACCTGTCGGCGCCGACCGCGATCCGCGCGCTCGTCGAGCGGCTCGATCGCCTCGTGGGCGAGCTCGAGGCGGCGCTGCCCTGA